In the genome of Ammoniphilus sp. CFH 90114, the window GTTTTATTTTGTCGACGTTCCAGGGTATGGCTTTGCTAAGGTTTCTAAATCAGAAAAAGAAAAATGGGGAAAGATGATCGAGGAATATTTTATTGGGAGAGAAGAACTAAAGGCTGTAGTTCAGCTTGTTGACCTACGGCATCCTCCGACTCGTGACGATCAAGACATGTATGAGTTCCTTAAGCACTACAATATACCTGTCATTATCGTGGCGACGAAGGCTGATAAGATATCTAAGGGACAATGGCAAAAGCATCAGAAAGTGGTTAAGGAAACGCTCAATGTAGAAAAGGGCGATTCAATCATTTTATTTTCATCCGAAACAGGTCAAGGGAAGGATGAGGCCTGGAAGGAGATCTGGAATCGGATCAATGAGAAGGTTCCAGCTGTGGAATAGGTTTAAGAGGGTATCCCGAAAGGTCGGTAAAACCGGGGGATACCCTCTTTGTTTTTTTATTCTATTTATGGACCTAATGACTGAGTTAAGTTTCAAAGCGCCGGATTGGTGCCCCGAAATCGTAGTGGACCGATTTTCAGGGTGTCAAAGCGTCGGATTGCTGCTTTGACACCTCTACTCCTGCTTCAGAATAAAACGATCGATCACGTACTTCACGCCATCTTCATTATTTGTCTTGGTAATGAAATTGGCAATCTGCTTTAATGATTCCACGGCATTTCCCATCGCCACACCAAGTCCCGCCACTTCTAGCATCTCATGATCATTCCAGCTATCCCCAATGGCAATGACTTCAGAGAGGTCACATCCAACATGCTGAGCTAGAAAACGAACAGCATCCCCTTTTGTTCCTTCTTTATGTAAAACCTCAAGGAAATAAGGCTTTGACTTCGTAATATGGACTTCTTGTCCGATCATCTGCTTGAGTTGCTCTGCGTGTGTGTCCAAAACGTCCGGGTCTTCAAAGAATAATAGCTTTGTTAATGGCTTAGTTAAGATCTCTTCGACGGGTTCAATAATGTAAGGGACCTTCGCCATGTGAGAATACTCTTTGATTTTATCGTTGTCTTCTAGGCCTACCAGTTTATCATCATAGTAGCCTTGCAGATGCAAGTTGTGCTTTTCTGCATATTCGTAGAGGAAGCGTGCGATTGCAGGAGGGACAGATCGTTCATATAGCACTTCACCATCTAGAAGATTCTTAACAAGAGATCCTTGGTAAGTAATCAAAGGCACGTTAAGGTCAATCTGGGCTGCGATTTGCTTTGCTGAAGCATACATTCTCCCTGTTGCCAATGTTACGGTAACTCCTTGTTCTATGGCTTGCTTGAGAGATTCTTTCGTGGCTTCTGTTACCTTCCAATCATCGTTAAGAAGGGTATCATCCACATCAATGGTTATTAGTTTATACATCGTTCACACTCCTAGTGATTTTGTGGGACTGTTTTTTTCTTTTTCATATTATTTAGTAATTGTTCTGGTTGAAGCTCAGATAGGATCATACCAATAAAGATCAGCAAACATCCACTAAGTGCTTTGAATCCTAGCACTTCATCTGTCCAGATAAAAGCGGCTAAAGCAGCAAATACAGGTTCCATAGCAAAGATCAAAGCTACACGTGTTGGTGTTGTAAATCGCTGGCAGATGGTCTGTGTGAGAAAAGCCAAGGCTGTGGCTGGACCAGCTGTAATCAGAAGAGCCCATAATACATGATTCTGTGTCAGTATATCCTTATTGAGATAAGTTTGCCCATTTTCAAATAGAAATGACGCTCCAGCACTTAGAACAGAAACGGTGAAGATTTGAATAAGAGCAAGCGGTAGGGCTGGATAGGATGGAGCATACTTTCCAGTGAATATAATCTGCATTGCAAAACAAATAGCACAAAGAAATACTAGAAAATCGCCATTGTTCATATTCAAAGAATCACTCAAAGTAAGTAGATAAAGTCCAATCGTCGCGACTAGAACACCGATGATTGCGGGCCACTTGGGACGTTGCTTTAACAGCATGAGGGAAAAGAGAGGCACGAGTACAATGGATAGTCCCGTAATAAAGCCTGCCTTAGATGATGTGGTATAAAGTAAGCCTACCGTCTGAAAGGCATATCCGCCAAAGAGCCAAATGCCAAGGACTATTCCACTTCCTATCATCTTCTTCGAGAAAGCCCGTAATTGTTCTCGGTAAAATAAAAGGATGAATAAGAATAATAGTCCTGACGCTAATAAAAAGCGAATGGCATTGAAAGCATGGGGAGGCAGAGTAGAGATTGCATTCTGCACAATGACAAAGGTCGTACCCCAGACAAATGCTACTAAAAGCAAACTAAGATCAGCAAGTAGTGACTTTTTCACAACAGAGAACCCCTCCGTAAAATTATCAAATTGACACTATTATACAGCAACTAGTTGTAAAGAAAAATGATGCAACTCTTTTTCCAATTTTCTTGCAGTTCCCAGTCGAAGCAGCAGGAAATTTAGCAGAATAGCTAGAATAATATTTATCACTATAACCTGTTTTCTATCCTACTGAAGTGAGGTAGTCGTTATGAGTGAAGCCGCAGTTAATTCTCGTCAAGCCAAGAAAGCGATAGATAAAGTAACCCGAACAGCAGGAAAAATAGAACCCTTGTTAAGGAAGATGGATTCCATTGAGGATGTCGTTCCGGAAATACGAAAGCTTCTTGATCAGGATCTTGAACAGGATGAATATTATGTATTGGTAGATGAAACGGGACATGCTTGGGTGCACACCAATCGGTTAAGGGAAGGCGGATTGTTTAACGATTCTGTGGGACTTAAGTCAGCAAAAACCCATACAGCTCTGGTTCAGCTGTATCATCGCAATACAGGAGAGGTGTTAATCGATGCTTCCATTCCCGTCATCCGAGAGGGGAAGAAAAATTACAACTTAAGAATGGGTCGTATTGCGTTACGCCCTTTTCTTAAGCCTGTTGTCTATGGTCTCGGAATGATACCAGGGGCTATAACTGCCTTGATTTCTTGGGGATTGGGTTTACCTATTCAAGATGTAGGGCTTATCGCTATGATCGGATTATTGCTTGGAATGGCGGGAGCCTGGTATCTACACCGTAAAATTCAAGGAGGACTAAACGAGTGGTATAGTTTGACTCGCAGTATTTCCGCAGGGAACCTAACGGTATTGGCAGCCCAGCAAGGGCGCAATGAGTTAAGCCAAATGGGATATGAATTAAATAAAGTCGTATTAGGCATGAAGAGTATTGTAGAGGAATTAGCCGCTGCTGCGCATACTACACAAACAATAAGCGAATCCCAGGCTCAAGAGGCCAGCCACCAAGCTCAAGCCTTTGAAGAGCTTACTCAGTTAATGCAGTCCTTTCGTAGCGGTACTGACCAACAATTGTCGGGCTTACAAACCTCCCATGCCATGATTCAGGAGATGGTTTCTGCCTCTGCAGAGATGCTGAAAGGGATAGAAAGCACAGTGAAGTGGAGCGATAATGCGTTTGAGATCGCTTCGAATGGGATGCTAGCGGTGAATCGCTCGGACGAACAAATGAAAGCAATTGAGAGTATCGTGGAGAAGGCAGCGGAAAGGATTCAAAAAGTAGCAGACGAATCCGACCAGATCAGCCAGAAGATCTCAGCTATTACTCATATTGCCCGCCAAACGAATATGCTCGCTCTCAATGCTTCCATTGAAGCTGCTCGAGCCGGGGAGAGCGGTAAGGGGTTTGCTGTAGTGGCGAGCGAAGTCAGAAAGCTGGCCGAAGAAACCTCGAGATTCGCTGAGGATATCATGACAGACCTAGCAAAGAATCGCATGGACGCCTTGGAAGCCGTAAGAAACGTAACAGAAGGCGTCACAACGATCTCTGAAGGGGTTAAAATTGTTCATCAAGCTGGTGTCTCTATTAATCAGTTAAACGATACGATTAAGAAGATGAGAGAACAGGTCTTGAGTAATAAGGAACACTCCGGTCTGCTCCAACAAGATAGTCAGGAAGTGCAAAAGATTATGGACAGGGTGACGACCATCGCCGAACAGTTTACGGAGTCTATGGAGTGTGTAGCTGCCTCAATGGACCAACAAACGACCGGAGTCCAGCAATTGGCGATTGAAGCGAATAGATTGTCCCAGCAATCCGAAAAGCTGTCGCAGATCGTGAAGAGATTTAGGGTGTAATGGATAAAAGAATGACTTGGAGGGGTCTGATTCCCACAAATAGAACTATTTCTGATTGTCTAATAATATAGATAACATTCAGATATAGTAGTGTGGTCTGACCCCTTTGAAATAAGTCACCCTTATAGAAGCGTTTAATCGCGATTTCGCAAGAGAATCTTTTCCGTAAACTGTACGAGATGGTACATAATGGTCGCGCATATCGCAATGATAAATAAGCTGACAAAGACAAGCGTCAGATTGAACACTTGGAATCCGTAAATGATTAGATAGCCAAGTCCCTGCTTTGAAACAAGGAACTCACCTACAATGACTCCAACCCAAGCTAAGCCGACGTTGACTTTTAAGGTAGCAATAATCGCCGGAAAAGAAGCAGGGAGGATAATCTTGCTAAAAATTTGTGCTTTGTTGGCTCCGAAAGTTTGCACGAGTTTGATATAGTTTTGATCCACCTCTCGGAAGCTTCCATAAACAACAATGGTTGTTACGATGACGGATATCGCCACCGCCATGGCTACAATAGCCATGAAGCCCCCGCCAAAGGCAACAATGAACAAGGGACCGAGTGCAACCTTAGGCATTCCATTTAAAACGACTAAGTAAGGATCGAGCAAGCGGGATAAAAATTTGGACCACCAGATGGCAATTGCGATCAATGTACCTGCCACAGTTCCCGCAATAAAGCCGACCACCGTTTCCCATACAGTTGCTAAGGTGTGATGATGCAAGTCTCCACGCCACAGCATATCCCAAAAGGTTCCCCATATTCTAGAAGGACTACTAAATAACAAGGGATCAATCCATCCAGAGCGAGAAGAGATTTCCCACAGGGCAATGAAGATGAACAATAGAGAAAACTGTGCGATACCAACACGGAAGCTGTAAAGTCTCTCCTTCTTTAAGAAGTCACCATGCTCAGGTGATTTTTCACCACGTCTTAACCAACCTTCCAACCCATTCATTTATTATTCAACTCCTTCCATACCCTCTGGAAGTAGCTTTGGAACTCAGGCTTCTCTCTTGACTCAAATGGCAAAGGTAAACGTAAGCAATCTGGAATCTCAATGATCGTTTTGATTCTACCAGGTCTAGATGCTAAGACAACGACTCGGTCTGACATCGCGATGGCTTCGGAAATATCATGGGTCACTAGGATCGCGGTTTTCTTTTTTCGGCGCAGCGTATCTATGACCAAGTCCTCGAGTTTAAGTTTAGTTTGAAAGTCTAATGCAGAAAAAGGTTCATCCAAGAGAAGAATATCAGGATTGGTTGCCAAGGTTCTAACAAGTGCCACCCTTTGTCTCATTCCTCCAGACAGCTGATTTGGCAAGTGATCTTTGAAAGATAGAAGCCCCATCTCGGAAAGCAGTTTGAGAGCGCGTTTCTCACTATCTTCATTTCGTGCATTTTGTATTTCTAACCCAAGAAGAATATTTTGCTTAATGGTACGCCAGCTAAGCAAGTAATCCTGCTGCAGCATGTAGCCAATCTCCTTGGAAGGGCCAGTCACTTGTTCATCCTTAATGAGAATCTTGCCTTTAGTAGGAGGGAATAAACCGGAGAGCATCGATAGAAGGGTACTTTTTCCGCAACCGCTAGGACCAAGAATACTAACAAATTCACCATCCCCAACAGTGAAGTGGATATCCTCCACGGCATGGGTTTCACCGTCACGCGTAATAAAGGTCTTCGTCACATGATCAAAGGTAATCATCGGGTTAGACCGCATGAACGCCCACCTCCTTGTTGTAGAGTATGCGGTGGAGGTGGGGTGGGTGAATGCAGGGACTGAATTTAACCCGCTTTACAAATGTTGTTGTAGAGCTAAATAAATTTTCGTTTTTTGTTTACAGCTTAAATGTTGGATATATTTGGTCAGGTAAAAATAGAGATTTAATCAATTGGAGTGGTTCATTTCCACGATTATTTAAGTTAAGATAGATATAGGAAAAATTGCCTTTTGTTAGGCCTTTTGGCAGGGGGTTGTTGATGGCTATAAAAAAGAACTTAGAATACCTTTCCACTATTTATTGTGAAATGCTACAACTAGTAAAAGAGAGTGGTAGAAACATAGGTAGGTGAAAAAATGAAGGATATAGAGGGGGGAGTGATATATATGAGAAAGGTAATCTGTATTTTATCTCTTATGGTAATGATACTTGGTAACCTACTGTTTCCTTTCGGACAAACTGCAAATGCCGGATCATCTAACGGAAATACAACGAATAATGATGTGATCATGGATTGCAGTCAGTGCAATGTAGGTGTAGGGGAAGAGAAGTCTATTTCTGCAACGATTAGTCCGGCGAACGCTCAATCCTTGAAATGGAAGGTTGGCAACAGCGCTATAATAGAACTTGTTAAAAAGAAGGGCGGTACCATTAAAGTTATAGGCCTGAAGGCTGGAACTACAACCATAACAGCTTATCATGGCGACGGCAGTAACAAAGGAAACGGCAATAAGTCTGTGACTTGTCAGATTACAGTTAGTCCTGAAACGCCCAAGTCACCAACTGAATTTCCGAAGTTAGAAGCAGATATGAAGGCGGCTGAAGGGGAAGTGTTAAAGCCCAGCAATGCCAATGCGAAAGGAAGAGTGGATATTACTCTTGTTCCAAAGGGTAATGTTGCAGAGATTACACGGCAACCGGTGGATGTCGTTTTGGTATTTGACAAATCGGGATCGATGAATAATAGGGTTGGGAATAAAAACCAGACGAAGCTGGTACTGGCCCAAAATGCAGTCAACGAAGCTATTAATATTTTTAAATCTTATAATTCAGGGAATATCAATATTGGTGATCGATTAGCCCTTGTACCCTTTTCAGATGATATAGAAGCAGAGAGCAAAGGGGTATACAACCTTACGGCGAACACCAATAACGCCTTTGAGCAGCAAATATTAAAAAAGGTGAATTCTCTACAGACAAACGGAAGTACAAATTATACAATATCTCTGAAAAAGGCTAGTGATATCCTTAAAAGTTCTACACGACAAAAGTATATTATTTTTCTTACAGATGGCATGCCTACACATTCATCCAAAGTGGAATACGTCAATGGCACCTTTTACACTTTATCAGGTTCTTCCAAAAGGTTTTCAGGGAATAAAGAAGTCAACTATCTTCTATTAAAAAACAACAATGGAACTTGGGTTGGAAGTAAGTATTTTCTAGATAATGGAGACCACTACTTTTTCAGTGGAACGACGTCGAACCATATTAGACAGGAAATCATCCAGCAGGTTACAAGTGCTGCCGCCGAATTGGGTAAACAGAACGTTAAACTGTATACTATTGGCTTCGGGGACTCGGCTGGACCAAATCAAGAAATTGATATGAATTTACTGTCTAATCTATCCGAAATCACCGGGGCAGAAGCTAGACATGGGACAGTGGACAATCTAAATACCGTGTTTCGCTCCGTCTCGGAAGAAATCAGTAAACTCAATATGAGCGAGATTAGTCTAAGATTGAAAATAAAAGGCGGGAACTTAGGGCAAAATGTTCAGATACCAGATGGGTCTGCTGCTTACTTAGAAGGAGATTACGCGGTTCTTCATTTGAGGGATGTTCCCTACCAGCTTAATGGGGGAACACCACCAATTGAGTCGTACAATCTTCCTTTAGAGTTTACAAAGGAAGGAACTTATACTTTCGACGAAGCCATGCTGGAGTACAAGGATCTTTCAGGGAATCCTCAGAGTTACCGATTACCTAATCCGGTTACGGTGGTTGTGCGAGCCCAAACGGAGCCTACCTTTCAAGGAACAATGTCTTATTCCCAGCAGGCTAATAATCTAGTGATTTCTCAAGATCCTGGGTTGAATCGTAATACATTTACAGTAGATTACAATTTGTCGCCTTCTGAAACTTTAAAACCAATGGATAGGGGAAAAATGACAGATATTAAGTTGGTTCAAGCTCTCCCTGAAGGAGTAACTGTAATTAATAAAAATGATCCAGGGATTGTTGTAATATCTGATGATGATGGACAAAGAGCAGAAATTAGCTTTAGCTCTGTAGAATATAAAAATGGAACTTTTATACCATCCGCTAGCCAGATGCGTCAATTGCAACTAAGCGTGGATTGGGCGCTTCGGACTAAACTGACTAATCCGCAGGTAATCTATAAAAACAATGAAAGCCTTGATAGAATGATATCCATCCAAGCTCCCAATCAGCAAATAAGAGCTAGAGTTGAGTTAGAGGATAGTAGAGGCTTTATCTATGAGGGTGATGACTTGGGCAAGATCAGTAAGATCAACCAACAGGACAATAGTTCAGTTGATGCGCTTGTCCTTGCCTCCTATCCTGTAAAAAAGTTAACCTATTTGCAAGACGAAAATGGGTTGAATAATAACGTAATCCGCATTGAATATCAAGATGTGGCTAGAAAAACCATATATGTGGAATATCTACCAATGATTCCGGGAATTGAACTAAAAAAAACACCTAGTCAACTTATTCTAGACGAGGATGACTCTTATTCAAACGAAGATGTAATCGGATGGTTGGCTGAAAGGATCCCAGACCCTAATTCTCGTGTCCAATACAAGTATCGCTTAACCAAGGATGGGAGTACAGTGCCTTGGACGACGCTTGCAAGTGTAGATGCAGAAATTACAATGGTTGATGATGGTACCTATCTTCTGGAGGTAAAGGGAGAAGGAGGTTTTGCCAACGGTGAGGGAGTATTAAGAAGGATTACTGTTGATAAAACAGCACCGCAGATAACGATAATTACGCCAGCAGACAAGAGTCAACTTTCTCAAGGGGATATTACGATCCAAGGTCAAGTGGTTGATAAGAATCTAAGTTCTTTCATCTTAAAGGATCTTAACGGGACATCCCAAAACATTCCTATTGAGGTCAAGGCAGACGGAAGCTTTACGCATCCTCTAACTCTACAACAAGAGGAAAACGTTCTTGTCTATTATGCCGTTGATGCTGCTGGAAATGAGAGTACAAAAGTGCATACTCTTACCCTTCTAAAGAATGGAGCTCCTATTGTATCTACACCTATAGAGGATCGAATCTTAATTATTAGTGAAGGCAACAAGGCAATTAACTTAAGTGATCATTTTACAGACCCTGATAAAGATCCCTTAACCTTTACAGCATCTAGTGGTGATGAGTCTAAAGTTAAGGCGTCCATCGTGGGAGGTGAATTGGTTCTTACCCCATTGGAAGTCGGGACCGCTGAGGTAGAAGTAACGGCGAATGACCAAAGAGGGGGGCAAGTTACTCTCTCATTTACTGTAAGTGTAATTGAAGCCAATTCTCCCCCAACTCTAGTTAGATCCATTGATAATAAGATCCTTTATCTAGGCCAGGGTTCGGTAGTAATCGACCTTACTGAGCATTTCGTTGATCCTAATGGAGACACCCTTACTTTTAGTGTATCTCCTACGAATAGTGAGATTTCCCGTTTATCAGTTGAGGAGAATTTATTAACGATAGATCCGCTGGCTATTGGAGACTTGAATGTTACAGTAACGGCAGATGACGGTGAGGGAGGAGACTTGTCTACAACGTTTTCGGTCACCGTTAAGATACGTGATATATCTCTTAGCATAAATCCTGTTCCTGTTCTAAAAATAGATGATAAGCATCAACTGGTGGTCACAGTCCATCCACCGAACTTCTTTAATAGAGCAGTTGAATGGTCTTCAAATAATCCGGAAATTGCAACTGTTGATCAGAATGGAGTTGTTACAGCCATTAAGGGCGGTGTAGTTACCATCACTGCAACATCTAAGTATGATCCAACGAGGAGTGCAAGTGTTGAAGTTACCGTATTTGACTTCGGATTAACGCAAAACGGAATTGTCGGTGACTATGTCATCATTGATGTTGTTCCTATTCCAGAAACCGTTAGGGATAACACAGTTTGGTATAAATATGATTATGCAAATCAATCAACCAATAGAGACTGGATTAAAATTGATGTAGCGTCCAAAAACAAATTTACTGTTGGTATTACTCTTGAAAAAGAGGTAAAGGAAAACAAGCTGGTCTTTGTAGAAGGTCAAAAAATTAAGGTAAAGGCTGTTATAGGTGCAACCGTAGTAGAGAAAGAGTTGCCAGTAAGTTTTATACCAAAAAATCCGTCGTTTATTGATAATAGTGGAATAAAGATTGATATTAGATCTTCGACTGATGGAGAAGGGAGCTCGTCCTCTTCAGGCAATCGTGCAGCGAGAGTTGTACTCTCCTATCGAGTTATCCTTCCGGAAGGTATAAAAAGTGCATCCTTTGAACCTTTTGTTCAGACAGATGGTAAAACTCATCAGACGCCTTACTATTCAATTAAAGATGTAAGAAACAATCAATTTGTTCTTCAAGGACAAATGTACGAAGATGGTATTGGGAAATTTTCAACACCTGTCATTAAATTCTTAAAATCCTCAACTGGTTATTCTCAGCAATTTAATGTTGAGGCCGTTGTCAGCTTAACCTTGATAACGAATAGTGGTGAGCGCTTGCCTTTTGAATTGAGAGATGATTTGAAAGTAACGGTGTATGCCAGAGAAAAACTACAGTAATCATAAGAAAAAGTTGCAGTTTATATAACTGCAACTTTTTTCTATTTACTCTTTTCGATCACGATGGATTCTTGGAAATTTCTATACGTTAGATCATAGCTATTTGTATATAACCGATTCGCATGGGGAAGACCTGGAGTCGGCTTCTCAAATATTCCACGATTAAACTGGAGAACAAACCGTGCTGCTAAGTCATCGTCATTAGATTCACGAAGTGTGTTTAGTTCAATGTTGGCCTGTGGGTTCAATCCTGAGCCCGTGGCAAGTCCTCCGTATATCCAGTTAAAGGAATTAGATGAATATACGGTTATAGTCTTCTCTGAGTAGAGATAGGCTGAAAAAGGTGATAAAGTATTCCATTGATTAACGGGTACATAGTTTTCATTAAGAGTTAGGTCATCATTATACTTTGTAGTTTCGTCAATATACCTATTGGATAGGGTAATGATTCCTGTTGATATAATAACGAGATTTTGATTAGCTAAATTAGATATTTCTCGGATGACCACATTTCCATCTACAAAAATACTCCCATTAATATTAACATCCCCAACGATGTCTAGATCCCCTTTAATATAAATGGTACCGGAAAAAGTAAAAGGAGTATCTTTATCATTATGAACGCCAATGGAGAAAGAGTTTGTACGCCCCATTTCGACAGAGGCATTATTGTTCAAATAGTAGAGATCGGAGTCGAGCTTCTTGTTCTTAATCGCTTGAGGTCCAATGTATAGCTTATTAATATAATTAGCTTGTAATAGGTCACTTGTAAGCCGGGCAGTGGGTAAAAAACCATCGGCATTCGATCCATCATGATCGCTGGATCGAAAATTGCCTTGTCTTGTTTCAATAAAGGCTGTACGGTTCGTAGATTTCTGTAAGTCAAGTTGTTGAAAGCCATCAGTCCAAGAAATTGGTTCACTCTTATTTGAAGAATCCTCAAGCATAATCGGTGGAGAGTCTCTCTCTACGGTAGCTAGTTTGCTAGAATCTTCGATAGATGCAAATTCGGAGTGGATAAAATCAGCCAAATCCACATTATCTGAAAATAAAGAATGACTCGTTTGGGCTTTTTTAACAAGAGGCGGCTCCATTCCAGGATAGTAAGGCTTTGTTGGATCAGCGGAAATCAGCCCATTACTTTCAATCTTATCTAAAGGTCTAAATATCGCTCTAAGGTGTTTGCGGCTTGCACTTTCGATATTGACAGAAGGCGGAAGGGGATCAGTTGGTGTTAGCGAGGAAAAGGAGGAAATCATAGGTATGTTTCCTAATCCATTTTCCACGAAGACAACCCCTTCAATATAAGGCTGGTTATAGGAAGGTCCAGGATGAGCCTCTGGAATATCTTTGTTAAGTTCGTTAGAGTATGAGCTTGTTCTATAGTTTACAGTAGTAAGGATTTTTTTTGCGCTAATGTTACCAATGATATTACTTCCGCCAAATAACCTTAGTTCATTAGGTGTGCTTAAAGCGTAATGAAAGGCAGAGGGTACCGTGTTGATATATACCGTAGCGTCAAGTCTAACACGCATTAATCGTTGATTTCTGTCGCCTTCGGCAGCAGTTGGAATACCAATTACTGAAACCTCCACTTCTTTGCTAAAAGGTTGTGAATAGGGATCAAAGGGGGGGTTCTTAAACTCAACCGTATTTTTTTCGTTATACATAATGGCGAAGGAACCGGCTCCATTTGGAAGTTTATACTCTGTGAATTTTTCCTTTCCATCTTGTGGGGAAGAAAATTTTTCTTTTAGAAATTGGGTTACCACGGCATTAACGTCATGTCCGGGTGTGGAAACGGATGTTTCCACTGATCTCTGGAAATATTGCAACCCGGCTTCTGCAAGCATCTTTCCTTGAATCTCTTCCGTTGCAACCATTCGATGTTGAAAGGATTGAAAGACAAGTCCTAGTAGAGCGGTGCCTAAAACGGTGAATATAACAATAATAAGAACAACAGTTAATAAGGCAAAGCCCTTCTGATTTGATTTCATAGTGTTACCTCTCATTGACTATTACTTACAGGGAACTCTGTTTTGACGAATCGAATATACTCAAAAGGACCTTGGTTGTTTTTTACATATTCTTCAATTTCCTTTATGTCTTTAAAACTAGCTTGCTGTTGATTAACGATTATAGGGTCGCTGTTTTCGGCCGTCTTGGGAGCAATGATAA includes:
- a CDS encoding Cof-type HAD-IIB family hydrolase, whose amino-acid sequence is MYKLITIDVDDTLLNDDWKVTEATKESLKQAIEQGVTVTLATGRMYASAKQIAAQIDLNVPLITYQGSLVKNLLDGEVLYERSVPPAIARFLYEYAEKHNLHLQGYYDDKLVGLEDNDKIKEYSHMAKVPYIIEPVEEILTKPLTKLLFFEDPDVLDTHAEQLKQMIGQEVHITKSKPYFLEVLHKEGTKGDAVRFLAQHVGCDLSEVIAIGDSWNDHEMLEVAGLGVAMGNAVESLKQIANFITKTNNEDGVKYVIDRFILKQE
- a CDS encoding ABC transporter ATP-binding protein — encoded protein: MRSNPMITFDHVTKTFITRDGETHAVEDIHFTVGDGEFVSILGPSGCGKSTLLSMLSGLFPPTKGKILIKDEQVTGPSKEIGYMLQQDYLLSWRTIKQNILLGLEIQNARNEDSEKRALKLLSEMGLLSFKDHLPNQLSGGMRQRVALVRTLATNPDILLLDEPFSALDFQTKLKLEDLVIDTLRRKKKTAILVTHDISEAIAMSDRVVVLASRPGRIKTIIEIPDCLRLPLPFESREKPEFQSYFQRVWKELNNK
- a CDS encoding methyl-accepting chemotaxis protein, which codes for MSEAAVNSRQAKKAIDKVTRTAGKIEPLLRKMDSIEDVVPEIRKLLDQDLEQDEYYVLVDETGHAWVHTNRLREGGLFNDSVGLKSAKTHTALVQLYHRNTGEVLIDASIPVIREGKKNYNLRMGRIALRPFLKPVVYGLGMIPGAITALISWGLGLPIQDVGLIAMIGLLLGMAGAWYLHRKIQGGLNEWYSLTRSISAGNLTVLAAQQGRNELSQMGYELNKVVLGMKSIVEELAAAAHTTQTISESQAQEASHQAQAFEELTQLMQSFRSGTDQQLSGLQTSHAMIQEMVSASAEMLKGIESTVKWSDNAFEIASNGMLAVNRSDEQMKAIESIVEKAAERIQKVADESDQISQKISAITHIARQTNMLALNASIEAARAGESGKGFAVVASEVRKLAEETSRFAEDIMTDLAKNRMDALEAVRNVTEGVTTISEGVKIVHQAGVSINQLNDTIKKMREQVLSNKEHSGLLQQDSQEVQKIMDRVTTIAEQFTESMECVAASMDQQTTGVQQLAIEANRLSQQSEKLSQIVKRFRV
- a CDS encoding ABC transporter permease, whose protein sequence is MNGLEGWLRRGEKSPEHGDFLKKERLYSFRVGIAQFSLLFIFIALWEISSRSGWIDPLLFSSPSRIWGTFWDMLWRGDLHHHTLATVWETVVGFIAGTVAGTLIAIAIWWSKFLSRLLDPYLVVLNGMPKVALGPLFIVAFGGGFMAIVAMAVAISVIVTTIVVYGSFREVDQNYIKLVQTFGANKAQIFSKIILPASFPAIIATLKVNVGLAWVGVIVGEFLVSKQGLGYLIIYGFQVFNLTLVFVSLFIIAICATIMYHLVQFTEKILLRNRD
- a CDS encoding DMT family transporter; this encodes MKKSLLADLSLLLVAFVWGTTFVIVQNAISTLPPHAFNAIRFLLASGLLFLFILLFYREQLRAFSKKMIGSGIVLGIWLFGGYAFQTVGLLYTTSSKAGFITGLSIVLVPLFSLMLLKQRPKWPAIIGVLVATIGLYLLTLSDSLNMNNGDFLVFLCAICFAMQIIFTGKYAPSYPALPLALIQIFTVSVLSAGASFLFENGQTYLNKDILTQNHVLWALLITAGPATALAFLTQTICQRFTTPTRVALIFAMEPVFAALAAFIWTDEVLGFKALSGCLLIFIGMILSELQPEQLLNNMKKKKTVPQNH
- the yihA gene encoding ribosome biogenesis GTP-binding protein YihA/YsxC, whose product is MKVTSADFIISAVGPKQYPQDAQPEIALAGRSNVGKSSFINKMLNRKNLARTSSKPGKTQTLNFFKINGEFYFVDVPGYGFAKVSKSEKEKWGKMIEEYFIGREELKAVVQLVDLRHPPTRDDQDMYEFLKHYNIPVIIVATKADKISKGQWQKHQKVVKETLNVEKGDSIILFSSETGQGKDEAWKEIWNRINEKVPAVE